The following proteins come from a genomic window of Streptomyces sp. NBC_00539:
- a CDS encoding YbdD/YjiX family protein translates to MSGVREALAKARYYVREFSGEAAYDRYVAHARSHDPDAEVLTRRAFERARTDAREADPREGFRCC, encoded by the coding sequence GTGAGCGGCGTCCGGGAGGCGCTGGCCAAGGCCCGGTACTACGTACGGGAGTTCTCCGGCGAGGCCGCCTACGACCGCTACGTGGCCCACGCCCGCTCCCACGACCCGGACGCCGAGGTCCTCACCCGGCGCGCCTTCGAGCGCGCCCGCACCGACGCCCGCGAAGCCGACCCGCGCGAGGGCTTCCGCTGCTGCTGA
- a CDS encoding GNAT family N-acetyltransferase produces MDITIRRALPAEYETLGDITARAYLDDGLLTYGEDDPYLARLRDVAGRAAAAEVLVAVLGDGRVVGGVTFAAPGSALCDIARADEAEFRMLAVAREGRGRGAGEALVRACVDRARALEGVRRLVLSTTEDMPAAHRIYERLGFVRSPDRDWEPVPELGLLTYGLAL; encoded by the coding sequence ATGGACATCACCATCAGACGGGCGCTGCCGGCGGAGTACGAGACGCTCGGGGACATCACCGCCCGGGCCTACCTCGACGACGGCCTGCTCACGTACGGCGAGGACGATCCGTACCTCGCCAGGCTCCGGGACGTGGCCGGCCGCGCCGCGGCGGCCGAGGTGCTCGTCGCCGTGCTCGGCGACGGGCGCGTCGTCGGCGGTGTGACCTTCGCCGCGCCCGGCAGCGCGCTGTGCGACATCGCCCGCGCGGACGAAGCCGAGTTCCGCATGCTGGCGGTCGCCCGCGAGGGCCGCGGCCGGGGCGCGGGCGAGGCGTTGGTACGGGCCTGCGTGGACCGCGCCCGGGCCCTGGAGGGGGTACGCAGGCTCGTGCTGTCGACCACCGAGGACATGCCGGCCGCACACCGGATCTACGAGCGCCTGGGCTTCGTACGGTCGCCGGATCGGGACTGGGAGCCCGTCCCCGAACTCGGTTTGCTCACGTACGGTCTCGCGCTGTAG
- a CDS encoding ribonucleoside-diphosphate reductase subunit alpha, producing the protein MTIAPAAPRAESDPSDNATTGGGHGAALLRTLTELTADLPDTDPGRVAAAALRGRSATADEAELRSLATEAAAGLISEDPAYSRLAARLLTLAVRDEAAGQGATSFAASVAVGHREGLIADRTAEFVAAHANRLDALVEHALAEGADDRFGFFGLRTLHSRYLLRHPLTRQVIETPQYFMLRVACGLAADESVTAVEEVASLYRLMSRLDYLPSSPTLFNSGTRHPQMSSCYLLDSPLDELDSIYDRYHQVARLSKHAGGIGLSYSRIRARGSLIRGTNGHSNGIVPFLKTLDASVAAVNQGGRRKGAAAVYLETWHADIEEFLELRDNTGEDQRRTHNLNLAHWVPDEFMRRVNADADWSLFSPADVPELVDLWGDDFDAAYRKAEAAGLARKTMPARDLYGRMMRTLAQTGQGWMTFKDASNRTANQTAEPGTVVHSSNLCTEIIEVTNDGETAVCNLGSVNLGAFVLAESGEIDWERLDETVRTAVTFLDRVVDINFYPTEQAGRSNARWRPVGLGAMGLQDVFFQLKLPFDSPEAKALSTKLSERIMLAAYEASCDLAERSGPLPAWEQTRTARGVLHPDHYDVELNWPERWAALRARVAETGMRNSLLLAIAPTATIASIAGVYECIEPQVSNLFKRETLSGEFLQVNAYLVDELKKLGVWDAQTREALREASGSVQGFGWIPAEVRELYRTAWEIPQRGLIDMAAARTPFLDQSQSLNLFLETPTIGKLSSMYAYAWKQGLKTTYYLRSRPATKIARAASASAVPAAATPLPQAVDADALACSLENPESCEACQ; encoded by the coding sequence GTGACCATCGCGCCCGCCGCACCGCGCGCCGAGTCCGACCCGTCCGACAACGCAACCACCGGCGGGGGCCATGGGGCCGCGCTGCTGCGTACCCTCACCGAGCTGACGGCTGACCTCCCCGACACCGACCCCGGCCGGGTCGCCGCCGCCGCCCTGCGCGGCCGCAGCGCCACCGCGGACGAGGCCGAACTGCGCTCGCTGGCCACCGAGGCCGCCGCCGGGCTGATCTCCGAGGACCCGGCGTACTCCCGGCTGGCCGCGCGCCTGCTCACGCTGGCCGTGCGCGACGAGGCTGCGGGCCAGGGCGCCACCTCCTTCGCCGCGTCCGTCGCGGTCGGCCACCGCGAGGGCCTGATCGCCGACCGTACGGCCGAGTTCGTGGCCGCCCACGCGAACCGCCTCGACGCGCTGGTCGAGCACGCGCTCGCCGAGGGCGCCGACGACCGCTTCGGCTTCTTCGGCCTGCGCACCCTGCACAGCCGCTACCTGCTGCGCCACCCCCTCACCCGTCAGGTGATCGAGACCCCGCAGTACTTCATGCTGCGCGTGGCCTGCGGTCTCGCCGCGGACGAGAGCGTGACGGCCGTCGAGGAAGTGGCCTCGCTGTACCGGCTGATGAGCCGCCTGGACTACCTGCCGTCCTCCCCCACCCTCTTCAACTCCGGCACCCGGCACCCGCAGATGTCCTCCTGCTACCTGCTGGACTCCCCGCTGGACGAGCTCGACTCGATCTACGACCGCTACCACCAGGTCGCCCGCCTGTCCAAGCACGCCGGCGGCATCGGTCTGTCGTACTCCCGCATCCGCGCCCGCGGTTCGCTGATCCGCGGCACCAACGGCCACTCCAACGGCATCGTCCCGTTCCTCAAGACCCTCGACGCCTCCGTCGCCGCCGTCAACCAGGGCGGCCGCCGCAAGGGTGCCGCCGCCGTCTACCTGGAGACCTGGCACGCGGACATCGAGGAGTTCCTGGAACTGCGCGACAACACCGGTGAGGACCAGCGCCGTACGCACAACCTGAACCTCGCGCACTGGGTGCCGGACGAGTTCATGCGCCGCGTCAACGCCGACGCCGACTGGTCGCTGTTCTCGCCCGCCGACGTCCCCGAGCTGGTCGACCTGTGGGGCGACGACTTCGACGCCGCCTACCGCAAGGCCGAGGCGGCGGGCCTCGCCCGCAAGACGATGCCCGCCCGCGACCTGTACGGCCGGATGATGCGCACCCTCGCGCAGACCGGCCAGGGCTGGATGACCTTCAAGGACGCCTCCAACCGGACGGCGAACCAGACCGCCGAGCCCGGCACGGTCGTCCACTCCTCGAACCTCTGCACCGAGATCATCGAGGTCACCAACGACGGCGAGACGGCCGTCTGCAACCTGGGCTCGGTCAACCTGGGCGCCTTCGTCCTGGCGGAGTCGGGCGAGATCGACTGGGAGCGGCTGGACGAGACCGTCCGCACCGCCGTCACCTTCCTCGACCGCGTCGTGGACATCAACTTCTACCCGACCGAGCAGGCCGGCCGCTCCAACGCCCGCTGGCGCCCGGTCGGTCTGGGCGCGATGGGCCTCCAGGACGTCTTCTTCCAGCTGAAGCTGCCCTTCGACTCCCCCGAGGCGAAGGCCCTGTCCACGAAGCTCTCCGAGCGGATCATGCTGGCCGCGTACGAGGCCTCGTGCGACCTGGCCGAGCGCAGCGGTCCGCTCCCCGCCTGGGAGCAGACCCGTACGGCCCGAGGTGTCCTGCACCCCGACCACTACGACGTCGAGCTGAACTGGCCGGAGCGCTGGGCCGCACTGCGCGCCCGCGTCGCCGAGACCGGCATGCGCAACTCGCTGCTGCTCGCCATCGCCCCGACGGCGACGATCGCCTCGATCGCGGGCGTGTACGAGTGCATCGAGCCGCAGGTCTCCAACCTCTTCAAGCGCGAGACGCTGAGCGGTGAGTTCCTCCAGGTCAACGCCTACCTGGTGGACGAGCTCAAGAAGCTCGGCGTGTGGGACGCGCAGACCCGCGAGGCGCTGCGCGAGGCCAGTGGCTCCGTGCAGGGCTTCGGCTGGATCCCCGCCGAGGTGCGCGAGCTGTACCGCACGGCGTGGGAGATCCCGCAGCGCGGCCTGATCGACATGGCGGCGGCCCGTACCCCGTTCCTGGACCAGTCGCAGTCGCTGAACCTGTTCCTGGAGACGCCGACCATCGGGAAGCTGTCCTCGATGTACGCGTAC